From a single Adhaeribacter swui genomic region:
- a CDS encoding FUSC family protein, with product MVLKNAISRIHLFLRKEYFDPDIFRALLITSGLLVPLVVSQYFGLALYGSFAAITSQLLLSTKLQTTYPRKAFILVFSLIFISIAPFIGTIVGPHFWLVVITMAIIAGISSLAKELGAHGQTLGLCAVIVFLLSLNGPHDIETGLYRMLATWLGGMWASLIMLFFWPIRPNLPYYTNLALPWEIGGNLAAWLADSPRKSESNDDIQKKEANLRTAINNVLPFLRKKDQEFFLIRRDLLKVVRASSRFGATMLAMYSNLENVRQQKLSGPWKYDLQLCFSCASQAAKAVANILVMGREKDFRHLEKMIKEAQVATNQLQQHLDAKAADLSSSLDLHRIVILLQSAVHYLQDAQLLLNRIREKRKQKQTQSTPMHYPPLSKLLAVSSFFKFKNVPLKHTLRLMILTAISIALFYIFDIPRGYWIALTVMVVLQPDYGTTQQKALQRVTGTTIGAALSTLLLIQLLSPGIYILLISIFCFLFIYLQQRNYTLAVVFVTMMLVAMFEISGNIDWHYATYRLFATSLGGVLAIVGAFLLWPNWERFRVRSILAKGVLANRDLLIQLQHELTAKTGFHARIIADRRKAEVANLSIADSIVRLKLEPGTKKQKLQLAQSIAFENNRLTRELTSFATLLPEFSKETSFPETVTVLEDYTDQLTRYADYIASEKIVTENIIADMPFRAASTIMQLPPHTSFEIDNPQLHVNTLALKEELIHEQINKIAATIYNLKKHVQALNLL from the coding sequence TTGCTGCTATAACCTCTCAATTGTTGCTTTCTACTAAGCTGCAAACAACCTACCCCCGAAAAGCATTTATACTGGTTTTCAGTCTAATTTTTATCAGTATTGCTCCCTTTATAGGTACCATAGTTGGTCCCCACTTTTGGTTGGTAGTAATAACCATGGCCATTATTGCCGGCATCTCTTCTTTGGCTAAGGAGTTGGGCGCCCATGGTCAGACGCTTGGCCTTTGTGCGGTTATTGTTTTTTTATTATCCTTAAATGGTCCTCACGATATTGAAACCGGTTTATATCGTATGTTGGCTACCTGGCTGGGTGGTATGTGGGCTTCGTTGATAATGTTGTTCTTTTGGCCTATCCGGCCTAATTTACCTTATTATACAAACTTAGCTTTGCCTTGGGAAATAGGCGGAAATCTGGCTGCATGGCTAGCTGACTCTCCCCGTAAATCTGAGTCCAACGATGATATTCAAAAAAAAGAAGCTAATCTGCGTACGGCCATTAATAATGTATTACCTTTTTTGCGAAAAAAAGATCAAGAATTTTTCCTTATCCGCCGCGATTTATTAAAAGTTGTAAGGGCTTCTTCCCGTTTTGGCGCTACCATGTTAGCCATGTACTCTAACCTGGAAAATGTACGTCAGCAAAAATTATCCGGACCGTGGAAGTACGACTTACAGCTCTGCTTTTCTTGTGCCTCGCAAGCGGCTAAAGCAGTAGCTAACATATTGGTTATGGGTCGGGAGAAAGATTTCCGGCATCTAGAAAAGATGATTAAAGAGGCCCAAGTAGCCACCAATCAATTGCAACAACATCTGGATGCTAAAGCAGCTGATTTATCGAGTAGTTTAGATTTACACAGAATTGTTATTTTACTTCAATCTGCGGTGCATTATTTACAAGACGCGCAACTTTTATTAAACCGGATTAGAGAAAAAAGAAAACAAAAGCAGACGCAATCTACGCCAATGCACTATCCACCTTTAAGCAAATTACTGGCGGTTTCTAGTTTTTTTAAATTTAAAAATGTTCCGTTAAAGCATACTTTGCGGCTCATGATTTTAACGGCTATTTCCATTGCCTTATTTTATATTTTTGATATTCCTAGAGGCTACTGGATTGCCCTTACGGTTATGGTAGTTCTGCAACCCGATTATGGCACCACCCAGCAAAAAGCATTACAAAGAGTAACTGGTACCACCATCGGAGCTGCTTTAAGCACATTATTGCTCATCCAATTACTATCACCGGGCATCTATATTTTGCTTATATCTATATTCTGCTTTTTGTTCATTTACTTACAACAGCGCAACTACACCCTGGCCGTTGTATTTGTTACCATGATGTTGGTAGCAATGTTCGAGATTTCGGGTAATATAGACTGGCATTATGCTACTTATCGTTTATTTGCGACCAGTTTAGGTGGCGTGTTGGCCATTGTAGGGGCTTTTTTACTCTGGCCCAATTGGGAACGGTTTCGGGTACGAAGTATATTAGCCAAAGGAGTACTGGCTAACCGCGATCTTTTAATACAATTACAACACGAATTAACAGCTAAAACAGGTTTTCATGCGCGTATCATTGCTGATCGGAGAAAAGCCGAAGTTGCTAACTTATCCATTGCAGATTCCATTGTGCGCTTAAAACTAGAGCCTGGCACAAAAAAACAGAAGTTGCAATTAGCCCAGAGTATTGCTTTTGAGAACAACCGTTTAACCAGAGAATTAACTTCTTTCGCAACGCTTTTACCTGAATTTAGTAAAGAAACGTCTTTCCCGGAAACGGTTACTGTTTTAGAAGATTATACTGATCAACTTACCAGGTATGCGGATTATATTGCTTCAGAAAAGATAGTAACGGAAAATATTATTGCTGATATGCCATTCCGAGCTGCTAGCACCATAATGCAACTCCCGCCCCATACATCATTTGAAATAGATAATCCTCAACTGCATGTAAATACATTAGCCCTTAAGGAAGAACTTATTCATGAACAAATAAATAAGATTGCTGCTACAATTTATAATTTAAAAAAACACGTTCAGGCTTTAAACCTTTTATAG
- the porN gene encoding type IX secretion system ring subunit PorN/GldN has protein sequence MNKFLILVLGVSLSVNAFAQQKKSTGTPASKQTQQLSLPKATGTPAKTTPATQGGATQQSAAGGSVNGGAGQTSTTVTSGNASARPIPETDLMYKKVVWRGLDLREKQNKPMFSVNKEITKVIIDAAKRGELIPYKNDSLTTPLSGNDFSVKLTKPDEAGDAMSEEEKKIFGNAPAEEDDVFAKLNNKGKKGATAAAAPVVSMNEFFPKELYQLEMKENIVFDKKRSRMYYDIQAITLVIPVKYSAKGVEERIASFKYSDLVKVFRAHPNDAIWYNEQNDAQHKNLADAFDLRLFSSYIKKVSNANDDDLATINEGSQKGLLASQKAVEELIEWESSLWSY, from the coding sequence ATGAATAAGTTTCTGATATTGGTATTAGGTGTAAGTTTATCGGTAAATGCTTTTGCTCAGCAAAAGAAATCTACTGGTACTCCTGCTTCAAAACAAACGCAACAGCTAAGTCTACCAAAAGCAACAGGCACACCAGCCAAAACTACACCTGCAACGCAGGGGGGGGCCACGCAACAATCAGCGGCAGGTGGTTCGGTAAATGGTGGAGCAGGTCAAACATCCACTACTGTAACAAGTGGTAATGCCTCCGCCAGACCAATACCAGAAACTGACCTCATGTATAAAAAGGTAGTTTGGCGCGGCTTGGACTTACGGGAAAAGCAGAACAAACCGATGTTTTCGGTAAATAAAGAAATTACAAAAGTAATAATCGATGCCGCAAAAAGAGGTGAGTTAATACCTTACAAAAATGATTCTTTAACCACTCCTTTATCAGGTAATGATTTTAGTGTGAAGTTAACGAAACCCGATGAGGCAGGTGATGCTATGTCGGAGGAAGAAAAAAAGATTTTTGGTAATGCTCCTGCTGAGGAAGATGATGTTTTTGCTAAGTTAAATAACAAAGGCAAAAAAGGAGCAACCGCAGCCGCTGCCCCAGTGGTAAGTATGAATGAGTTTTTCCCGAAAGAGCTTTATCAACTGGAAATGAAAGAAAACATTGTTTTCGATAAAAAGCGCTCCCGGATGTATTACGATATTCAAGCTATTACTTTAGTAATACCTGTAAAATATTCAGCTAAAGGTGTAGAAGAAAGAATTGCTTCTTTTAAATACAGTGATTTAGTAAAAGTATTCCGGGCGCATCCCAACGATGCTATTTGGTATAATGAGCAAAATGATGCGCAGCATAAAAACTTAGCCGATGCATTTGATTTAAGATTATTTAGCTCTTACATTAAAAAAGTATCTAACGCCAACGATGATGATTTAGCTACTATCAACGAAGGGTCGCAAAAAGGTCTGTTGGCTTCTCAAAAAGCAGTAGAAGAGTTGATAGAATGGGAATCTAGTTTATGGAGTTACTAA
- the porM gene encoding type IX secretion system motor protein PorM/GldM yields the protein MAGAKETPRQKLIGMMYLVLTALLALQVSSAIILKFKFLDDSLMTVNNKTKSDNDGVRKSIETTVAKGGNRPNDKKVLDQASEVRAKTTEIINYVEGLRAELIKRAGGMEGDAYKDPSAEDAVATYMIGPNKGKGKAYELKDRLNKYANEMRVYNPSIPQLAVDAKDDPIAGKDPNQKRKDFAELNFEATPLTAALAVLAQKETEILKYEADILQTLAGKVGADIIKFDKIFGNYSAASNTVAAGTKYSAEMFIAATSSAIAPRMFFEGRPVKVENGRGKVEFVASAGAYDKDGNAKKTWKGQIKMTQNGRDTTFNVSGEYVVAKPVMSIQSASVQALYLNCGNKLDVQVPALGALYDPSFSASGAQVSKGTKKGEVMILPTARQVTLNVSSGGAAIGNQTFQVRPVPRPDIVCLANGRPVDEKRGLPAPGPRQISVEAIADESFKNMLPQDARFRVTEFEVTLARGRNIVQEQSFSSKTANITAMAAQARPGDRLIVTVKDLKRANYKDQFEDVPVGGKSFVIALN from the coding sequence ATGGCTGGAGCAAAAGAAACCCCAAGGCAGAAGCTTATTGGTATGATGTACTTGGTACTTACTGCGCTGTTAGCGTTACAAGTAAGTTCTGCGATCATCTTAAAATTTAAGTTTCTGGACGACAGTTTGATGACGGTTAACAACAAAACTAAATCAGATAACGACGGAGTCCGGAAATCAATAGAAACAACAGTTGCGAAAGGTGGTAACCGCCCCAACGATAAAAAAGTATTAGATCAAGCTTCTGAAGTTCGTGCTAAAACTACCGAAATTATTAATTACGTAGAAGGCCTGCGTGCTGAACTGATTAAGAGAGCCGGTGGTATGGAAGGTGATGCTTATAAAGATCCAAGTGCGGAAGATGCAGTAGCTACTTATATGATTGGCCCAAATAAAGGTAAAGGAAAAGCGTACGAGCTAAAAGATCGTTTAAATAAATATGCTAATGAAATGCGGGTTTATAATCCATCTATTCCGCAGTTAGCCGTAGATGCCAAAGACGACCCAATAGCTGGTAAAGACCCTAACCAGAAAAGAAAAGATTTTGCCGAACTTAATTTTGAAGCTACTCCTTTAACTGCCGCTTTAGCAGTTCTGGCTCAAAAAGAAACAGAAATTTTAAAATATGAGGCAGATATTCTGCAGACTTTGGCCGGTAAAGTAGGAGCCGATATTATAAAATTCGATAAAATATTTGGTAATTACAGCGCGGCTTCTAACACCGTAGCAGCCGGTACTAAATACTCCGCCGAAATGTTTATTGCGGCTACTTCAAGTGCTATTGCTCCGCGCATGTTCTTCGAAGGCCGGCCAGTAAAAGTAGAGAATGGCCGTGGTAAAGTAGAGTTTGTTGCCTCGGCTGGTGCTTACGACAAAGATGGTAATGCTAAAAAAACATGGAAAGGTCAGATTAAAATGACCCAAAATGGGCGGGATACTACCTTTAACGTTTCTGGTGAATACGTAGTAGCAAAACCTGTTATGTCTATTCAATCAGCATCGGTACAAGCTTTATATTTGAACTGCGGAAATAAGTTAGACGTTCAGGTTCCTGCTTTGGGAGCATTATATGATCCTTCTTTCTCAGCATCCGGAGCTCAAGTGTCAAAAGGTACTAAAAAAGGTGAGGTAATGATTTTACCAACTGCCCGCCAAGTAACATTAAATGTTAGCAGTGGTGGAGCCGCTATCGGTAATCAAACTTTCCAGGTTCGTCCTGTGCCCCGTCCGGATATTGTTTGTTTAGCAAACGGCCGTCCGGTTGATGAAAAAAGAGGTTTACCTGCTCCCGGACCAAGACAAATCTCAGTAGAAGCTATTGCGGATGAAAGCTTTAAAAATATGTTACCGCAAGATGCTCGCTTCCGGGTAACTGAATTTGAAGTAACATTAGCCCGTGGAAGAAATATTGTTCAAGAACAATCTTTTAGTAGTAAAACAGCAAACATTACTGCTATGGCAGCCCAGGCCAGACCAGGCGACCGATTGATTGTAACAGTAAAAGATTTAAAACGTGCTAATTACAAAGATCAATTTGAGGATGTGCCTGTAGGTGGTAAGTCATTCGTGATAGCATTAAATTAA
- the porL gene encoding type IX secretion system motor protein PorL/GldL, whose protein sequence is MSKAKGGNFLFDVIMPKVYGIGAAVVIVGALFKIQHWEGAGAMLTVGLLTEAIIFFLSAFQPQSHDVDWTRVYPQLADDYTGPKAQITPSGPSITGDLDKMLRDANVTPASISSLGQGLNRLSEATSQMADLGDATIATKEYTTKVRTAAGSLEKINEAYVSTVDAIKQMANATSNTREYHEQVQNVTKNLGALNAVYEMELQDANNHLKSMNKFYGSLTVAMQNLTDASKDTEQFKNEVGTLTKNLHSLNNVYGNMLNAMRS, encoded by the coding sequence ATGAGTAAAGCAAAAGGTGGCAATTTCCTCTTTGATGTGATAATGCCAAAAGTATACGGTATCGGTGCTGCAGTTGTAATTGTAGGAGCTCTTTTTAAAATTCAGCACTGGGAAGGTGCTGGGGCAATGCTTACTGTAGGTCTGTTAACTGAGGCCATCATCTTTTTCTTAAGTGCTTTTCAACCGCAAAGCCATGATGTAGATTGGACTCGTGTTTACCCGCAATTGGCCGATGATTACACAGGGCCTAAAGCTCAAATTACCCCAAGTGGTCCTTCTATCACGGGTGACTTAGATAAGATGTTGCGTGATGCCAATGTAACTCCTGCCAGCATCAGCTCTTTAGGTCAAGGACTGAATCGTTTGAGCGAAGCTACCTCGCAAATGGCCGATTTAGGGGATGCAACCATTGCAACAAAAGAATACACTACTAAAGTTAGAACTGCTGCCGGCTCCCTGGAAAAAATCAACGAGGCATATGTTTCTACCGTTGATGCTATTAAGCAAATGGCTAACGCTACTTCTAACACACGTGAATACCACGAACAAGTGCAGAATGTAACCAAGAACTTAGGTGCTTTAAATGCGGTTTACGAAATGGAACTGCAAGATGCCAATAATCATTTAAAGTCGATGAACAAGTTCTATGGTAGCTTAACTGTAGCAATGCAAAACCTGACTGATGCATCTAAAGATACAGAGCAGTTTAAAAACGAAGTTGGCACTTTAACTAAAAACCTGCACTCTTTAAATAATGTGTATGGTAATATGTTAAATGCGATGCGTTCTTAA